The following is a genomic window from Sporichthyaceae bacterium.
CCGGCGCCGGCACGGCCAACGGAGCTGTTTCGGACACAGCGGGCTTGGCTGCGTGCTCCCGTTCGAGTTCTTTCAACATGAACCAGGTGGTCAGCAACAGGTAGGCGCCCCAGATGACCACGGGGAGGTAGAACGCGAGCAGGCCGTGATAGGCGAAGGGCCCGCTCTTGGTGAACGCCGGCCCCGCGGCGGTGAACAGCGTCGCCGCGCCACCGAAGGTGAACCAGGTGACCCAGCGCGGAATCGTCGGCTCAGGTCGCTTGTCCATGAGCTCCACGACGCCGCTGGCCACCATCTCGATCGCGAGATAGATCCAGCCGAGCAGGAAGGCGAACCAGGCCCAGTCGTACCAGGACTGGATGACGTCCGCGCCGCTCTCGCTGCGGTAGGCAGCCACCATCCACGCGCAGCAGTTCAGGAAGATGATCAGCGAGATGAAGACGCCGCACACCGCCGTGGTCAGCGACATGATCGGCCAGCGGCCCTCGATCTTCGCCAGCATGATCCCGAACTGGATCGAACCAGGTGTCAGCAGGCCCGCCGCGATGTAGAAGATCGTGCATCCGACCAGCACGCCCCAGTGGTGGGTGTGGGTGAACCACACCTTGGTGCGCTCGGCGCCCAGGTCGCCGTGGGCCGGGAGGATGAAGTGCGAGATCCCCAGCCACCCGATCGTGGTCAGCGCGAAGAAGACGATGTTGCACCACAGGGCGAACTTCTGGGTGCCGAGTCTGCCGGAATCCTGCATCGACGCCGTCCTCGGAGCAGAGTTAAGCTACAGAACTCAACTATTGAACATTAGAAGGTATTCGGTCAATGACCAACCGGCGCTTGCCCGGCGTGGACGGCATCTGGGTCGTGATCGGTCTCGACGCGGTGGTCTTCCTGCTGCTGTTCGCGAGCTTCCAGAACGAGCGTCGCGCGGCTCCGGCACTGTTCGAGGTCTCCCGACGGACGCTGAACAAGGACCTCGGTGGCGCGGACACGCTGATCCTGCTGACCAGCTCCTGGCTCGTGGCACTGGCGATCCAGGCAGTTCGTCGGGATCGGACCGACCGGCTCCCGCAGTTCCTGTTTGCGGCCGCGTGCACGGGCACGCTGTTCGTCGCATCCAAAACAGTTGAGTACATCGAAAAGCTGGCCTCAGGCACGACGCCGGCCACCAACACCTTCTACTCGTGGTACTTCCTGCTCACCGGTGTGCACCTGGTTCACGTGCTGGCCGGGATCTGCGCGTTGGGCTACGTCTGGAAGCGGGCCAGGATCGGGTCGTACACGAGCGAGCGGTACCTCGTGCTCGAGTGCGTCGCCCTGTTCTGGCACCTCGTGGACCTGCTGTGGATCGTCCTGTTCCCGCTCCTGTACCTGCAGAGGTAGGCGAATCTGATGCTGCGCGAGCGGGTGACCAAGGTCTGGGCGATGCTGATCGCGGCGACCTGCGTGTCGACGTGGGTGCTGTCCGAGGACGTGGTCAGCCCGGACGTGGCGGTCGTCGGCATCTTCGTGATCGCGGCCCTGAAGGTACGCTACGTCCTGCTCGACTTCATGGAACTGCGCGGCGCTCCCCGGCCGGTGCGCCTGTTCTTCGAGCTCTGGGCGGCCGCGGCGGCCGTAGTGATCCTCGCGTTCTGGTCCGCTGCTCGCTGAGGACTCAATTAGTCTAGAGCACAATAGTTGGTGTACCGAGCTATTCGGGTCTACGATCTCACCACTAGGTGCTGGAGCGCTGTGGAGGTCCCGGTGCGCGCAGGAACGTGGAAGTCCCTGGACGAGCCGACCGTGTGCGCCGCATTCCAGCGCACCGCCGCCGAGAACGTCGATGCGACGGCGCTGCGGCGCTCCGGCGACGACGCCGGAATCACTTGGGGCGAGTACGCCCGACGAGCCGAACGGATCGCCGGTGGCATGGCCGCGGCGGGGATCCGTCGCGGTGACGTAGTGGCGCTCATGCTGACCAACCGGCCCGAGACCTGTCTCGTCGACGCCGCCGCGATGCACCTTGGCTGCGCGCCGTTCTCGATCTATGCCACCTGCCCGGTCGAGGACGTCTCCTGGTTGATCGAGAAGTCCGGCGCCCGAATGATCGCGACCGAGCCTGCCTTCGCCGAGCGGGTCCTGCAGGCCGTCGCCCCGCTGGACGACCCGCCCGCAGTTGTCATGGTCGAGGGCACGGCGGCCGGCGCCCGCAGCCTGCACGATCTCGAGTCGACCCCGGCACCGGCCGGATTCGACTTCGAGGCCGCCTGGCGGGCCGTACAACCGCACGACCCGGTCACCCTGATCTACACCTCCGGCACGACCGGGTCCCCGAAGGGCGTCACCCACTCGCACGCCTCGATCCTCGCCGGGTGCCGGAACCTGCACGCGGTG
Proteins encoded in this region:
- a CDS encoding cytochrome c oxidase subunit 3; translation: MTNRRLPGVDGIWVVIGLDAVVFLLLFASFQNERRAAPALFEVSRRTLNKDLGGADTLILLTSSWLVALAIQAVRRDRTDRLPQFLFAAACTGTLFVASKTVEYIEKLASGTTPATNTFYSWYFLLTGVHLVHVLAGICALGYVWKRARIGSYTSERYLVLECVALFWHLVDLLWIVLFPLLYLQR
- a CDS encoding cytochrome C oxidase subunit IV family protein, producing the protein MLRERVTKVWAMLIAATCVSTWVLSEDVVSPDVAVVGIFVIAALKVRYVLLDFMELRGAPRPVRLFFELWAAAAAVVILAFWSAAR